One window from the genome of Magnolia sinica isolate HGM2019 chromosome 4, MsV1, whole genome shotgun sequence encodes:
- the LOC131242126 gene encoding transcription factor TCP15-like, which translates to MDGEDGIRRPNFPLQLLERKEEDTCSSSGYPATLAITPVTAGIRSNSGLEIAETSKKPPPKRTSTKDRHTKVDGRGRRIRMPATCAARVFQLTRELGHKTDGETIEWLLQQAEPAVIAATGTGTIPANFTSLNISLRSSGSSMSAPLRSTYYNHALAAAPQLRMRSEWDRSGIDESQRRILFPGVGFSTDSTSSLLNFHQNALSQTLQPSKHELREPCLDMSDLDAGDNKKRRSDHDPQQQQHQMGNYMLQPTSGQAGPTAGHGQMPGTFWMVTNPNNQGMSGDPIWTFPSVGNTTMYRGSMSSGLHFMNFPTPMALLSSQQLGPTVGGTNEGHLGMIAALNAYRSFTGAGSAGSDPTSATGSHQHHSGDDRHDTTSQ; encoded by the coding sequence ATGGACGGTGAAGATGGCATCCGACGGCCCAATTTTCCATTACAATTGCtagagaggaaggaagaagacACATGTTCTAGTTCGGGGTACCCTGCCACGTTGGCGATCACGCCGGTGACGGCTGGGATCCGATCGAATTCCGGTCTGGAGATCGCCGAGACATCCAAGAAGCCGCCTCCGAAGCGGACGTCTACCAAAGACAGGCATACGAAGGTTGACGGCCGAGGCCGGCGCATCCGCATGCCAGCCACGTGCGCTGCGAGAGTCTTTCAGCTGACTCGGGAGCTGGGGCACAAGACCGATGGAGAGACGATCGAGTGGCTGCTTCAGCAGGCGGAGCCGGCAGTGATCGCAGCCACCGGAACAGGTACAATTCCCGCGAATTTCACGTCGCTGAACATCTCTCTACGTAGCTCCGGCTCCAGCATGTCGGCGCCGCTGAGGAGCACGTACTACAACCATGCGCTAGCTGCCGCACCGCAGCTGAGGATGAGGAGTGAGTGGGACCGCAGCGGCATCGATGAATCCCAGCGTCGAATTCTTTTCCCTGGAGTCGGGTTCTCAACGGACAGCACGTCCAGTCTCCTCAATTTCCATCAGAACGCCCTCAGCCAAACGCTGCAACCGTCCAAACACGAACTGCGCGAGCCGTGCTTAGACATGTCGGACCTGGACGCTGGTGACAACAAGAAGCGCCGTTCGGATCATGACCCACAGCAGCAACAACATCAGATGGGGAATTACATGTTGCAACCGACGTCTGGCCAGGCCGGACCCACGGCAGGCCATGGCCAAATGCCAGGAACGTTTTGGATGGTCACTAACCCTAACAACCAAGGAATGAGTGGTGATCCCATATGGACATTTCCTTCAGTAGGTAACACAACCATGTATAGAGGTTCCATGTCTAGTGGCCTACATTTCATGAACTTCCCCACACCAATGGCTCTACTGTCTAGCCAGCAGCTGGGCCCCACTGTTGGTGGGACCAATGAGGGACACTTGGGCATGATCGCCGCGTTGAATGCCTACCGTTCATTTACTGGCGCAGGCAGTGCTGGGTCTGATCCAACATCGGCCACTGGGTCTcaccaacatcacagtggggacGATCGGCACGACACGACCAGTCAGTAA